In Neofelis nebulosa isolate mNeoNeb1 chromosome 10, mNeoNeb1.pri, whole genome shotgun sequence, one DNA window encodes the following:
- the ACAT1 gene encoding acetyl-CoA acetyltransferase, mitochondrial, which translates to MAVLAALLRGGARGRGPLLRRLMREIKYTERSYVSKPTLNEVVIVSAARTPIGSFLGSLSSLPATRLGSLAIQGAIEKAGIPKEEVKEAYMGNVLQGGEGQAPARQAVLGAGLPLSTPCTTVNKVCASGMKAIMLASQSLMCGHQDVMVAGGMESMSNAPYVMNRGATPYGGVKLEDLIVKDGLTDVYNKIHMGNCAENTAKKLHITREEQDAYAVGSYGRSQAAWDAGRFAEEVVPVTISAKGKPDVVVKEDEEYRRVDFSKVPKLKTVFQKENGTVTAANASTLNDGAAAVVLMTADAAKRLSVKPLARIVAFADAAVDPIDFPVAPVYAVPKVLKDAGLKKEDITMWEVNEAFSLVVLANMKMLELDPQKVNINGGAVSLGHPIGMSGARIVIHMVHTLKPGQYGLASICNGGGGASAMLVQRL; encoded by the exons GAAATAAAATACACGGAGCGAAGTTATGTATCAAAACCCACTTTGAAT GAAGTGGTCATAGTAAGTGCCGCGAGAACGCCCATTGGATCCTTTCTAGGCAGCCTTTCCTCCCTGCCAGCCACTAGGCTTGGTTCCCTTGCAATTCAGGGGGCCATTGAAAAGGCAG GGATTCCGAAAGAAGAAGTGAAGGAAGCATACATGGGGAACGTTCTACAAGGAGGCGAAGGTCAGGCCCCTGCGAGGCAAGCGGTCCTGGGCGCAG GCTTACCTCTGTCTACTCCGTGCACGACTGTGAACAAAGTCTGTGCCTCGGGGATGAAGGCCATCATGCTGGCCTCTCAGAGCCTCATGTGTGGACATCAG GATGTGATGGTGGCAGGTGGGATGGAGAGCATGTCCAACGCTCCCTACGTAATGAACAGAGGCGCTACACCATACGGTGGCGTCAAGCTTGAAGACTTGATTGTGAAGGATGGGCTGACTGACGTCTACAATAAAATCCATATG GGGAACTGTGCCGAGAACACGGCTAAGAAGCTGCACATCACGCGCGAGGAGCAGGACGCGTACGCCGTGGGCTCCTATGGCAGGAGTCAGGCAGCCTGGGACGCCGGGAGGTTTGCCGAGGAGGTCGTTCCTGTCACGATTTCGGCGAAAG GTAAACCAGATGTAGTGGTGAAAGAAGATGAAGAATATAGACGTGTTGACTTTAGCAAAGTTCCAAAGCTGAAGACcgttttccagaaagaaaatg GCACAGTAACGGCGGCCAATGCCAGCACGCTGAACGACGGCGCGGCCGCCGTGGTTCTCATGACTGCGGATGCCGCCAAGAGGCTCAGCGTTAAGCCGCTGGCAAGGATAGTGG CATTTGCCGATGCTGCTGTGGACCCTATTGATTTTCCAGTTGCACCCGTATACGCTGTACCTAAG gttCTTAAAGATGCAGGATTGAAAAAAGAGGATATTACAATGTGGGAAGTAAATGAAGCCTTTAGTCTGGTGGTGCTAGCCAACATGAAAATGCTGGAGCTTGACCCCCAAAAAGTGAACATCAACGGAGGTGCCGTCTCTCTGGGACATCCGATCGG GATGTCTGGAGCCCGGATTGTCATTCATATGGTTCACACCTTGAAGCCAGGGCAATATGGTCTTGCCAGTATCTGCAACGGAGGAGGAGGGGCTTCTGCCATGCTGGTCCAGAGGCTGTAG